From the genome of Saccopteryx bilineata isolate mSacBil1 chromosome 6, mSacBil1_pri_phased_curated, whole genome shotgun sequence, one region includes:
- the KCNJ16 gene encoding inward rectifier potassium channel 16: protein MSYYGSNYPIVNVDPKYAGYPPEHLIAEKRRARRRLLHKDGSCNVYFKHIFGEWGSYMVDIFTTLVDTKWRHMFVIFSLSYILSWLIFGSIFWLIAFHHGDLLNDPDITPCVDNVHSFTGAFLFSLETQTTIGYGYRCVTEECSVAVLMVILQSILSCIINTFIIGAALAKMATARKRAQTIRFSYFALIGMRDGKLCLMWRIGDFRPNHVVEGTVRAQLLRYTEDSEGRMTMAFKDLKLINDQIILVTPVTIVHEIDQESPLYSLDRKAVAKDNFEILVTFIYTGDSTGTSHQSRSSYVPREILWGHRFNDVLEVKRKYYKVNCLQFEGSVEVYAPFCSAKQLDWKDQQLHNMEKIPSVRASSASDTKVRRRSFSAVAIVNSCESPEETTASAMDECKEAPYQKAFLTLNRISVESQM, encoded by the coding sequence ATGAGCTATTACGGCAGCAACTATCCAATTGTGAATGTGGACCCCAAATACGCAGGTTACCCCCCAGAGCACCTGATCGCCGAGAAGAGGAGAGCCAGAAGACGCCTCCTTCACAAAGATGGCAGCTGCAATGTGTACTTCAAGCACATTTTTGGAGAATGGGGGAGCTACATGGTCGACATTTTCACCACACTTGTAGACACCAAGTGGCGCCacatgtttgtaatattttctttatcttatatTCTCTCCtggttgatatttggctctatatTTTGGCTAATAGCCTTTCATCACGGAGATCTGCTAAACGACCCAGACATCACACCTTGTGTTGACAACGTGCATTCTTTCACTGGGGCTTTCTTGTTCTCCCTGGAGACCCAAACCACCATAGGGTACGGTTACCGCTGTGTCACTGAAGAATGCTCCGTGGCCGTGCTCATGGTGATCCTTCAGTCCATCTTAAGCTGCATCATCAATACCTTCATCATTGGAGCTGCCTTGGCCAAAATGGCAACTGCTCGGAAGAGAGCCCAAACCATTCGCTTTAGCTATTTTGCCCTCATTGGCATGAGAGATGGGAAGCTTTGCCTCATGTGGCGTATTGGTGACTTCCGACCAAACCACGTGGTAGAAGGCACAGTGAGAGCCCAACTTCTTCGCTACACAGAAGACAGCGAAGGGCGGATGACAATGGCATTTAAAGACCTAAAGCTGATCAATGACCAGATTATTCTTGTCACACCAGTAACTATTGTTCATGAAATTGACCAGGAGAGCCCCCTGTATAGCCTTGACCGGAAAGCAGTGGCCAAAGATAACTTTGAGATTTTGGTGACATTTATTTATACTGGTGATTCCACGGGGACTTCCCACCAGTCCAGAAGCTCCTATGTTCCCCGGGAAATTCTCTGGGGTCATAGGTTTAACGACGTCTTGGAAGTTAAGAGAAAGTACTACAAAGTGAATTGCTTACAGTTTGAGGGGAGTGTTGAGGTATATGCTCCCTTTTGCAGTGCCAAACAGTTAGACTGGAAAGACCAGCAGCTCCACAACATGGAAAAAATCCCCTCAGTCCGAGCATCCAGTGCATCAGACACCAAAGTCAGAAGAAGGTCATTTAGTGCCGTTGCCATTGTCAACAGCTGTGAAAGCCCAGAGGAGACCACCGCCTCTGCCATGGATGAGTGTAAGGAAGCACCATATCAGAAAGCTTTCCTGACTTTAAATAGAATCTCTGTAGAATCCCAAATGTAA